A section of the Vibrio vulnificus CMCP6 genome encodes:
- a CDS encoding lipase secretion chaperone produces MKKTALTIITIALGSLGAVYFLPSEPAAQKDIRATSQHDTSVDNTSAKAFLDYSLSTLGEKPLQTITQDVVREERALGELQLDEQLFALYLRYKQALADLDIEITGSDIISLETLHQAILDLQREYFSAQQIDLIFGEENQLRALALEKARLSEQGYSAEEQKQLWRDHLALQPEYVQESDANRRLMSELAQGEDAQTTYLKRVELVGEAGAQRLEVLDQNRAEFDRVFQHYLVQRSAILDDLGLSDEQKHKQITMLRETSFDAKQWRRIEALERIADGG; encoded by the coding sequence ATGAAAAAGACCGCACTGACCATTATCACGATCGCCTTGGGGAGCCTCGGTGCGGTCTATTTTTTACCTTCGGAGCCCGCTGCGCAAAAAGACATTCGCGCTACCTCTCAGCACGATACCTCGGTTGATAACACATCGGCCAAGGCCTTTTTGGACTACTCACTCTCCACGCTAGGTGAAAAACCTTTGCAGACAATAACGCAAGATGTGGTTAGAGAAGAGAGGGCGTTAGGCGAATTGCAGTTGGATGAGCAGCTATTCGCACTTTACCTTCGCTACAAGCAAGCTCTTGCTGATTTAGATATTGAAATAACGGGGTCAGACATCATCTCATTAGAAACCTTGCATCAAGCGATACTCGATCTACAGCGAGAGTACTTTTCAGCGCAACAAATCGACCTGATTTTTGGCGAGGAAAACCAATTAAGGGCGCTTGCTCTGGAAAAAGCGCGCTTGAGTGAACAGGGCTATTCAGCAGAAGAGCAGAAACAGCTCTGGCGTGATCATTTGGCACTGCAACCGGAATACGTTCAAGAAAGTGACGCCAACCGCCGATTGATGAGTGAATTAGCGCAAGGAGAAGATGCACAAACCACTTATCTCAAGCGAGTGGAACTCGTGGGCGAGGCTGGAGCACAGCGACTGGAAGTGTTGGACCAAAATCGCGCCGAGTTTGATCGCGTTTTTCAACATTACTTAGTGCAACGCAGTGCGATTCTTGATGACCTCGGCTTGAGCGATGAGCAAAAGCACAAACAAATCACAATGTTGAGAGAAACCAGTTTCGACGCAAAACAGTGGCGCAGAATTGAAGCACTTGAACGCATTGCAGATGGTGGATAA
- the emrD gene encoding multidrug efflux MFS transporter EmrD, giving the protein MSASFPLAKLTLLIAILTAVGQMTQTMYVPSIGHMASEFLVSPAALQAVMACYLIPYGLSQFVYGPLSDRLGRKPIIIAGLLIYIAGTMLSLFAHEYTWFLVGSFVQGLGIGCGGAMSRTLTRDCFEGAELHRANSLISMCVIFSPLMAPVLGGVLTETFGWRSSYLFLALFAIAVIITMMTSMMETLPKEKRKHEPVARSYHYVLSNKRFQGYLLCLVATFAGVAVFEAAAGVLLGGVLGLPATVVSILFVLPIPGYLIGAGLSSYIAQRRSQKRALNVGLVAILIGAAVVLIPGLFGQTTALTLVGGATIYFLGAGILFPAATTGALAPFPYHAGTGGAILGGMQNLGAGIATLIASLFPAQDQLPLGCLMLAMSILAMLGLRLVYRKPDSSNEMPLAI; this is encoded by the coding sequence ATGTCCGCGTCATTTCCATTAGCCAAGCTTACCCTTTTGATCGCTATTTTGACCGCTGTGGGTCAAATGACTCAAACCATGTACGTGCCGTCAATCGGTCACATGGCCAGTGAGTTTTTGGTATCGCCTGCTGCACTGCAGGCCGTCATGGCGTGCTATTTGATCCCTTACGGATTATCGCAATTTGTCTATGGTCCACTGTCGGATCGCCTTGGCCGTAAGCCGATCATCATCGCCGGTCTATTGATTTACATTGCCGGCACTATGCTGTCACTGTTTGCACACGAGTACACTTGGTTCCTTGTCGGTAGCTTTGTTCAAGGCTTGGGGATCGGTTGTGGTGGTGCAATGTCTCGCACCCTGACTCGTGACTGTTTTGAAGGCGCTGAATTACATCGCGCCAACAGTTTGATCAGCATGTGCGTGATCTTTTCACCGCTGATGGCTCCTGTATTGGGCGGCGTGCTAACGGAAACCTTTGGCTGGCGTTCAAGCTATTTGTTTTTGGCGCTATTTGCTATTGCGGTCATTATTACCATGATGACCAGCATGATGGAAACGTTGCCAAAAGAAAAACGTAAACACGAGCCTGTTGCTCGCAGCTACCACTACGTTTTATCCAACAAACGTTTCCAAGGTTACTTACTTTGCTTAGTTGCAACCTTTGCTGGCGTGGCGGTTTTTGAGGCAGCGGCGGGCGTGCTATTAGGCGGTGTGTTAGGGCTGCCTGCGACTGTCGTCAGCATTCTATTTGTATTGCCGATCCCGGGCTATCTGATTGGTGCGGGCTTATCCAGCTACATTGCGCAGCGTCGCTCACAAAAGCGTGCTCTGAACGTTGGCTTGGTCGCAATACTGATCGGCGCAGCCGTGGTGCTAATTCCAGGTCTGTTTGGTCAAACAACGGCACTGACGTTGGTCGGTGGTGCGACAATTTACTTCCTTGGCGCAGGCATTTTGTTCCCAGCGGCGACCACGGGAGCACTGGCTCCTTTCCCTTATCACGCGGGAACCGGTGGCGCTATTTTGGGCGGTATGCAAAATCTAGGAGCAGGTATCGCGACATTAATCGCCTCCTTGTTCCCAGCCCAAGATCAACTGCCTCTTGGCTGCCTCATGCTCGCAATGTCCATCCTTGCGATGTTAGGGTTGCGTTTGGTCTATCGTAAACCTGATTCTTCCAATGAAATGCCGCTGGCAATCTGA
- a CDS encoding phosphate ABC transporter substrate-binding protein: MNKLIPFFAASLLSFNAMAGMVVIGNAAGVDSLSQNEVKKLFLGQKNLLTNGAKARIVELSDGSEGRIAFHNLATGRSESQLQSAWSRLVFTGKAEAPIQVADYAGVIAEVTSNTNAIGYVDESALTADVKVLLKL; encoded by the coding sequence ATGAACAAACTGATTCCATTTTTTGCAGCATCCCTACTCTCTTTCAATGCGATGGCAGGCATGGTTGTCATTGGTAATGCAGCGGGCGTCGACTCTCTTTCCCAAAATGAAGTCAAAAAGCTCTTTTTGGGGCAAAAAAATCTGCTCACCAACGGTGCAAAAGCACGCATTGTTGAACTTAGCGATGGCTCAGAAGGACGTATTGCTTTTCACAACCTAGCCACAGGGCGCAGTGAGTCTCAGCTGCAATCCGCATGGTCACGATTGGTCTTTACTGGCAAAGCAGAAGCACCCATCCAAGTGGCCGACTATGCAGGTGTGATTGCGGAAGTGACCAGCAACACAAACGCGATTGGGTACGTTGACGAGTCAGCATTAACGGCTGATGTTAAAGTCCTACTCAAACTTTAG